One region of Streptomyces subrutilus genomic DNA includes:
- a CDS encoding PP2C family protein-serine/threonine phosphatase, which yields MPPLSPQDPNSLKELLAREVAALRKAAVGAAGVRLDDDGVPPVPAVAADPPEQPCACGAGEGPGHSCGGGPEGHDPWACVCATLPAIPVSAALLVPVRDGDGRTVDFTVRAGNHVRPARWLDSPDRHVGSRLGDVQPGAAASGLVDALAEVLRTGRALKALAVDYTEQRGDGLHRTQLLYEAASCGGNVLATWRPAHNRAELLSRDAQYIASMGWGTWDLLSGETVWSEGLCSLFRTDATRPMSLSDLCDATLLDDVPRFGKLLLGLLDGEEPPGAEVRFSVLGELRTLHLVGRPVLSTDGLVWSVHLIARDLTAQVRSRQRLAATRRQTERLREEAAAERRVASVLREALLPTHSAELAGLGLSVAAAYVPAESEAAVGGDWYKCRLLPDGRGLLAIGDACGHGLGAVARMAQQRHALAGLAHAPGTHAGQLTTWLNELLCGDPAAQTATAIIGHVDDRRDFRWACAGHPAPLLLRDGRATTLDTGHRGPLFGMLPGYEYATATLALRPGDLLLLYTDGMVERRGEDITAGIEALRAELVACEGLAAQEALDRIMAAYTPETHEDDTCLLAIRLD from the coding sequence ATGCCGCCTCTGAGCCCGCAGGACCCGAACTCGCTGAAGGAACTCCTCGCCCGCGAGGTGGCGGCCCTGCGCAAGGCCGCCGTCGGCGCCGCGGGAGTGCGGCTGGACGACGACGGGGTACCGCCCGTGCCGGCTGTTGCGGCGGACCCGCCGGAACAGCCGTGCGCCTGCGGCGCGGGAGAGGGCCCCGGCCACTCCTGCGGCGGCGGGCCGGAGGGGCACGATCCATGGGCCTGCGTCTGCGCCACGCTGCCCGCCATCCCGGTGTCCGCGGCGCTGCTGGTGCCCGTGCGCGACGGGGACGGCCGGACCGTGGACTTCACCGTCCGGGCCGGGAACCACGTCCGGCCGGCGCGGTGGCTGGACTCCCCCGACCGCCACGTGGGCAGCAGGCTGGGAGACGTCCAGCCGGGAGCCGCGGCCTCCGGCCTGGTCGACGCGCTCGCCGAGGTGCTCCGCACCGGTCGCGCCCTGAAGGCGCTGGCGGTGGACTACACCGAGCAGCGCGGGGACGGGCTGCACCGCACCCAGCTGCTCTACGAGGCCGCCTCCTGCGGGGGCAACGTCCTGGCGACCTGGCGGCCCGCCCACAACCGGGCGGAGCTCCTGTCGCGCGACGCGCAGTACATCGCGTCCATGGGCTGGGGGACCTGGGACCTGCTGTCGGGCGAGACCGTCTGGTCCGAGGGCCTGTGCTCGCTGTTCCGCACCGACGCGACCCGGCCCATGTCGCTGTCGGACCTGTGCGACGCCACCCTGCTGGACGACGTACCCCGCTTCGGGAAGCTGCTGCTGGGCCTGCTCGACGGGGAGGAGCCGCCCGGGGCCGAGGTCCGCTTCAGCGTGCTGGGCGAGCTGCGAACCCTGCACCTGGTGGGCCGTCCCGTGCTCTCGACCGACGGGCTCGTCTGGTCGGTGCACCTCATCGCCCGCGACCTCACGGCGCAGGTCCGCAGCCGGCAGCGGCTCGCCGCGACCCGGCGCCAGACGGAGCGCCTGCGCGAGGAGGCGGCGGCCGAGCGGCGGGTGGCCTCGGTGCTGAGGGAGGCGCTGCTGCCCACCCACTCGGCGGAGCTCGCCGGCCTCGGGCTGTCCGTGGCGGCCGCCTACGTTCCCGCGGAGTCGGAGGCGGCCGTCGGCGGCGACTGGTACAAGTGCCGGCTGCTGCCCGACGGCCGGGGCCTGCTCGCCATCGGCGACGCCTGCGGGCACGGGCTGGGTGCCGTCGCGCGGATGGCGCAGCAGCGCCACGCCCTGGCGGGTCTCGCGCACGCGCCGGGAACCCACGCCGGCCAGCTGACCACCTGGCTCAACGAACTGCTGTGCGGCGACCCGGCGGCCCAGACCGCGACCGCGATCATCGGCCACGTCGACGACCGCCGGGACTTCCGCTGGGCCTGCGCGGGCCATCCGGCGCCCCTGCTGCTGCGCGACGGCCGGGCGACGACCCTGGACACCGGGCATCGCGGCCCGCTGTTCGGCATGCTGCCCGGCTACGAGTACGCCACGGCCACGCTGGCACTGAGGCCGGGCGACCTCCTGCTGCTGTACACCGACGGCATGGTCGAGCGGCGCGGCGAGGACATCACCGCAGGCATCGAAGCCCTCCGCGCGGAGCTGGTGGCGTGCGAGGGGCTCGCGGCCCAGGAGGCCCTCGACCGCATCATGGCCGCCTACACGCCGGAGACCCACGAGGACGACACCTGTCTGCTCGCGATCCGGCTGGACTGA
- the recQ gene encoding DNA helicase RecQ, producing MALPDASPETTDALQVLHRVFGYSSFRGEQQEIIEQVVGGGDALVLMPTGGGKSLCYQIPALVREGTGVVISPLIALMQDQVNALTALGVRAGFLNSTQDPYERQAVEQAFLADELDLLYLAPERLRTESAQRLLDRGKVSLFAIDEAHCVAQWGHDFRPDYLALSMLHERWPKVPRIALTATATEATHAEIVARLGLEDARHFVASFDRPNIQYRIVPKNNPLKQLLELIRTEHEGDAGVVYCLSRASVEKTAASLVENGIDAVAYHAGMDARTRAANQARFLREDGVVVVATIAFGMGIDKPDVRFVAHLDLPKSVEGYYQETGRAGRDGEPATAWLAYGLQDVVQQRKLIDGSEGDEAHRRSLGMHLDAMLALCETVDCRRVRLLEYFGQSGEPCGNCDTCLTPAECWDGTVAAQKLLSTVWRLAKERRQKFGAGQIIDILQGKKTAKVIQFDHDALSVFGVGADLGTAEWRGVVRQLLALRLLAVEGDYGTLVLTDDSGEVLGGRRSVSMRKEKAVAVPARKDSASGKGKGSRIPVDLPSAAVPVFEALRAWRAATAREQGVPAYVVFHDATLREIATRLPGTVEELGTIGGVGEAKLAKYGEGVLDTLAQSPAAVPAPASAPAAESVPASAAVPAAEAVPDAATASGSAAPYDEEPPFDLDEMDPPWDDWQ from the coding sequence ATGGCCCTTCCGGACGCGTCCCCCGAGACCACCGACGCGCTGCAGGTACTGCACCGCGTCTTCGGTTACAGCTCCTTCCGCGGCGAGCAGCAGGAGATCATCGAGCAGGTGGTCGGCGGCGGTGACGCCCTCGTGCTGATGCCGACCGGCGGCGGCAAGTCGCTCTGCTACCAGATCCCGGCGCTCGTCAGAGAGGGCACGGGCGTCGTGATCTCGCCGCTGATCGCGCTGATGCAGGACCAGGTGAACGCGCTCACCGCGCTCGGGGTGCGGGCCGGATTCCTCAACTCCACGCAGGACCCGTACGAGCGGCAGGCCGTGGAGCAGGCGTTCCTCGCGGACGAGCTGGACCTGCTCTACCTGGCCCCCGAGCGGCTGCGCACCGAGAGCGCGCAGCGGCTGCTCGACCGGGGCAAGGTCTCGCTCTTCGCGATCGACGAGGCGCACTGCGTCGCCCAGTGGGGCCACGACTTCCGGCCCGACTACCTGGCCCTGTCGATGCTGCACGAGCGGTGGCCGAAGGTGCCTCGGATCGCGCTGACCGCCACGGCCACCGAGGCCACCCACGCCGAGATCGTGGCGCGGCTCGGGCTGGAGGACGCCCGGCACTTCGTCGCCAGTTTCGACCGGCCGAACATCCAGTACCGCATCGTCCCGAAGAACAACCCGCTCAAGCAGCTGCTGGAGCTGATCCGGACCGAGCACGAAGGGGACGCGGGGGTCGTCTACTGCCTCTCGCGGGCCTCGGTGGAGAAGACCGCGGCTTCCCTGGTGGAGAACGGCATCGACGCCGTGGCGTACCACGCCGGCATGGACGCCCGCACCCGGGCCGCGAACCAGGCGCGCTTCCTGCGGGAGGACGGGGTCGTGGTGGTGGCCACGATCGCCTTCGGCATGGGCATCGACAAGCCGGACGTGCGGTTCGTCGCCCACCTGGACCTGCCCAAGTCGGTGGAGGGCTACTACCAGGAGACCGGCCGCGCCGGGCGCGACGGTGAGCCGGCCACGGCATGGCTGGCGTACGGCCTGCAGGACGTGGTGCAGCAGCGCAAGCTCATCGACGGCTCCGAGGGGGACGAGGCGCACCGCCGGTCCCTGGGCATGCACCTCGACGCCATGCTCGCGCTGTGCGAGACGGTCGACTGCCGCCGGGTGCGGCTGCTGGAGTACTTCGGCCAGTCGGGCGAGCCGTGCGGCAACTGCGATACGTGCCTGACCCCGGCCGAGTGCTGGGACGGGACGGTGGCCGCGCAGAAGCTGCTGTCCACGGTGTGGCGGCTGGCGAAGGAACGGCGCCAGAAGTTCGGCGCCGGCCAGATCATCGACATCCTGCAGGGCAAGAAGACCGCCAAGGTCATCCAGTTCGACCACGACGCCCTGTCGGTGTTCGGCGTCGGCGCGGACCTGGGCACGGCGGAGTGGCGGGGGGTCGTGCGCCAGCTGCTGGCGCTGCGGCTGCTGGCGGTGGAGGGCGACTACGGGACGCTCGTGCTGACGGACGACAGCGGCGAGGTGCTGGGAGGACGCCGCAGCGTCTCGATGCGCAAGGAGAAGGCGGTCGCCGTCCCGGCCCGCAAGGACTCCGCGTCGGGCAAGGGCAAGGGCTCCCGCATCCCGGTCGACCTGCCGTCGGCCGCCGTGCCGGTGTTCGAGGCCCTGCGCGCCTGGCGGGCCGCGACGGCCCGCGAGCAGGGCGTGCCGGCGTACGTGGTCTTCCACGACGCGACGCTGCGGGAGATCGCGACGCGCCTGCCCGGCACGGTGGAGGAGCTGGGCACGATCGGCGGGGTGGGCGAGGCCAAGCTCGCCAAGTACGGCGAGGGCGTCCTCGACACGCTGGCCCAGTCCCCCGCCGCCGTCCCGGCCCCCGCGTCGGCGCCCGCGGCGGAGTCCGTCCCGGCCTCGGCGGCGGTTCCCGCGGCCGAGGCCGTGCCCGACGCCGCGACGGCGTCCGGGTCCGCGGCCCCGTACGACGAGGAGCCGCCCTTCGACCTGGACGAGATGGACCCGCCGTGGGACGACTGGCAGTAG
- a CDS encoding PaaX family transcriptional regulator C-terminal domain-containing protein, with protein MLIRRARGGRVDGDSGDEAAAAQPAPPGIGTRTLVFALVREDGTVDAGELYSVAEALGMTDQQVRLCVKRLVAEGRFIQEGRGRKARLHAAADPAGAIAPDAEYVRHAYRQDRGLAPWDGTWHLFAFAIPETARQARDALRDSLLHLGAAPLQGGLYVSANAIGEIVEAHARHLGVLSSLTRLTSRDLRVGEETEPARLAALLWPLRQIAERHEALAALAAARLEKLAGPDLPTGTERLTYAIELAAAFTAAMEPDPLLPPELLPRPWPGAGARALAARCWDALAAGDGEAPGRLRLFRLYDLG; from the coding sequence ATGCTCATACGCAGAGCGCGAGGAGGCAGGGTGGACGGAGACAGCGGGGACGAAGCGGCCGCGGCGCAGCCCGCCCCGCCCGGGATCGGGACCCGGACCCTGGTGTTCGCCCTCGTCCGCGAGGACGGCACCGTCGATGCCGGCGAGCTGTACTCCGTCGCCGAGGCGCTCGGCATGACGGACCAGCAGGTCAGACTGTGTGTCAAACGGCTCGTCGCCGAAGGCCGGTTCATCCAGGAGGGCCGGGGCCGCAAGGCGCGGCTGCACGCCGCGGCGGACCCCGCCGGGGCCATCGCGCCCGACGCGGAGTACGTCCGCCACGCCTACCGCCAGGACCGGGGCCTCGCCCCCTGGGACGGGACCTGGCACCTGTTCGCCTTCGCCATCCCCGAGACAGCCCGGCAGGCCCGCGACGCCCTGCGCGACAGCCTGCTCCACCTCGGCGCGGCGCCCCTGCAGGGCGGGCTCTACGTCAGCGCCAACGCGATCGGCGAGATCGTCGAGGCCCACGCCCGGCACCTCGGCGTCCTGTCCTCGCTCACCCGCCTCACCAGCCGCGACCTACGGGTCGGCGAGGAAACCGAACCCGCCCGGCTGGCGGCCCTGCTCTGGCCGCTCCGGCAGATCGCCGAGCGCCACGAGGCGCTGGCCGCCCTCGCCGCGGCCCGGCTGGAGAAGCTGGCCGGCCCTGACCTGCCCACCGGGACCGAGCGGCTGACGTACGCCATCGAGCTGGCCGCGGCCTTCACCGCCGCCATGGAGCCCGACCCCCTGCTGCCCCCCGAGCTGCTCCCGCGGCCCTGGCCCGGTGCCGGGGCCCGCGCCCTGGCCGCACGCTGCTGGGACGCCCTCGCCGCGGGGGACGGCGAAGCCCCCGGCCGGCTGCGGCTGTTCCGGCTCTACGACCTCGGCTGA
- a CDS encoding RNA ligase family protein translates to MSADSGWSPYPKIPSRVRLGEARAAREWVALEKVHGANFAVVCDRTGVRPAKRRELLGESGLDEFFGVGRIWPALAVAADRCAAALRRTYGAGPSAPVTVYGELAGGHYPHPDVPPSAVAEPVQTGVWYAPDLLWMPFDATVETAGGGRVETARGATRWAGDRALREAADAAGLHCAPLIVRGTLAQVQERTPVFPTRVPALLGLPELPGNLAEGLVVKPADDWDAPGGAAIPTARPVAKLKHPAFAEDERFDGSRPYRAPAEGAAGVPGWLLGQVAALLTPARAAAAVSKLGPRTPTEEVAAEIARDAVEEAAEALGGLDDGLGPALERALGAGALALARFDAADRRAR, encoded by the coding sequence ATGTCGGCTGACAGCGGCTGGTCGCCGTACCCGAAGATCCCCTCCCGGGTCCGGCTGGGAGAGGCGCGGGCGGCCCGGGAGTGGGTCGCGCTGGAGAAGGTCCACGGTGCGAACTTCGCCGTCGTGTGCGACCGCACCGGAGTCCGCCCGGCCAAGCGCCGCGAACTGCTCGGCGAGAGCGGCCTCGACGAGTTCTTCGGCGTGGGACGGATCTGGCCGGCCCTGGCCGTCGCCGCGGACCGCTGCGCCGCCGCCCTGCGCCGCACGTACGGCGCCGGCCCCTCGGCGCCGGTCACGGTCTACGGTGAACTGGCCGGCGGGCACTATCCGCATCCGGACGTGCCGCCCTCGGCGGTTGCGGAGCCGGTACAGACCGGCGTCTGGTACGCGCCGGACCTGCTCTGGATGCCGTTCGACGCCACGGTCGAGACGGCCGGCGGCGGCAGGGTCGAGACGGCCCGCGGCGCCACCCGCTGGGCCGGCGACCGGGCGCTGCGGGAGGCCGCCGACGCGGCGGGCCTGCACTGCGCCCCGCTGATCGTCCGCGGGACGCTCGCCCAGGTGCAGGAGCGGACGCCGGTGTTCCCGACCCGGGTGCCGGCCCTGCTTGGCCTGCCCGAGCTGCCCGGCAACCTCGCGGAGGGCCTGGTCGTCAAGCCCGCCGACGACTGGGACGCCCCCGGCGGCGCCGCCATCCCGACCGCCCGCCCGGTGGCCAAGCTCAAGCACCCCGCGTTCGCCGAGGACGAGCGCTTCGACGGCTCGCGCCCCTACCGGGCGCCCGCCGAAGGCGCGGCAGGGGTGCCGGGCTGGCTCCTCGGCCAGGTCGCCGCGCTGCTCACCCCCGCCCGGGCTGCGGCGGCCGTCAGCAAACTCGGCCCGCGCACCCCGACCGAGGAGGTCGCCGCCGAGATCGCCCGGGACGCGGTCGAGGAGGCCGCCGAGGCCCTCGGCGGCCTCGACGACGGCCTCGGCCCGGCCCTGGAGCGGGCGCTCGGCGCCGGAGCGCTCGCACTGGCCCGCTTCGACGCGGCCGACCGACGGGCCCGGTGA
- a CDS encoding YhjD/YihY/BrkB family envelope integrity protein, with amino-acid sequence MRSAVRRARAGRRWGRVREVDLWQRALGFAALGFLTLVPLLIVVSAADASGGRGFAQWLGDGLGVSASARVEIEQLFALPGQAWRSTTAFGLALLAVFGLSFAAMLQNGYERIWDILPARWWARWRHVLWLAVLIGFLYLSAITPPWRDSPARGYVTFVIGILFFWWSQRLLLGGRVPWTALFPGAAATMIGLLGLRIFSRLVFSPLIASSAVTYGPFGTVLVIQTWLVGVGVVVFGGALAGRALHEELLRRGNPAHRDG; translated from the coding sequence ATGCGCAGCGCCGTCCGCCGTGCACGGGCCGGGCGCCGCTGGGGGCGGGTGCGGGAGGTGGACCTGTGGCAGCGCGCGCTGGGGTTCGCCGCGCTCGGCTTCCTGACGCTGGTACCCCTGCTGATCGTCGTCTCCGCGGCGGACGCCTCTGGCGGGCGGGGGTTCGCGCAATGGCTCGGGGACGGGCTCGGCGTGTCCGCGTCCGCACGGGTGGAGATCGAGCAGCTCTTCGCCCTGCCCGGGCAGGCGTGGCGGAGCACCACGGCGTTCGGCCTCGCCCTGCTCGCCGTGTTCGGCCTGTCCTTCGCCGCGATGCTGCAGAACGGCTACGAGAGGATCTGGGACATCCTCCCGGCCCGCTGGTGGGCCAGGTGGCGGCACGTGCTGTGGCTGGCCGTGCTCATCGGCTTCCTCTACCTGTCGGCCATCACGCCGCCGTGGCGCGACTCTCCCGCCCGCGGCTACGTGACGTTCGTGATCGGCATCCTGTTCTTCTGGTGGTCCCAGCGGCTGCTGCTCGGCGGCCGGGTCCCCTGGACCGCCCTGTTCCCCGGGGCGGCGGCCACCATGATCGGGCTGCTCGGGCTGCGGATCTTCTCCCGGCTGGTGTTCTCGCCGCTGATCGCGTCCAGCGCCGTCACCTACGGCCCCTTCGGCACCGTCCTGGTCATCCAGACCTGGCTGGTCGGTGTGGGCGTGGTCGTGTTCGGGGGTGCGCTCGCCGGCCGCGCGCTCCACGAGGAGCTGCTGCGCCGCGGGAACCCGGCGCACCGGGACGGCTGA
- a CDS encoding MMPL family transporter, translating into MDRRAGVFVTRRPRLVLLAALAFLVLSVVFGAEATGRLKTQGYDDPRSESSRAAGVAAEHLGASPNLVLVAQASGGSVDDPAARSEGEALTRRLAAQAGVRNLSSYWTGGAAELRSRDGGAAMLVAHVDGEGERLAERVTRLRDELATPAGDVSRTPLTVRVGGSALVDAELQDIAESDLKRAEAVVLPGTLILLVLVFGSVVAAALPLLIGVLSIAGTLLVLSVLGAVTDVSVFALNLTTALGLGLGIDYGLLVVSRFREELAAGYRPRNAAIRTVRTAGHTIGFSAATVSAALATLLVFPPYFLRSFAYAGIAVVAIAAVSAVTVLPALLALLGPRVNAWAVPWRRRAREGSKSRFWEGLARIVVRRPLLAALPVVGLLLVLAGPFAHAGFATPDDRALPVGASSRQTGDLVRGAFDMKGSSALTVVVTGAASPSAREEYARRLSALPNVAQVSPVAAPAGDGPARISVVPRVDPQSGAAQRLVHDIREAPAPEGTEVLVGGPSAVLVDAKATVGDRLPLALSVITVTTFLLLLGFTRSLLLPLKAIALNALSLAAVLGAMVWIFQSGHLSHLLDFTPGPLSTTMPVLLFCIVFGLSVDYEVFVLARIKEAHDAGQDNARSIVSGIAHTGGIVTTAGALLAFTLLSFGTSQVSLLQFFGIGAGLGVLLDATLVRGVLVPALMRLAGDLNWWAPRLLRPRAPARAPDPGPSGRCPPARGRSPVRTPLCAHPPAPRCPRAPARR; encoded by the coding sequence ATGGACCGTCGCGCAGGGGTCTTCGTGACCCGCCGCCCCCGGCTCGTCCTCCTGGCCGCGCTCGCGTTCCTCGTGCTGTCCGTCGTGTTCGGCGCGGAGGCGACCGGCCGGCTGAAGACGCAGGGATACGACGATCCGCGATCCGAGTCCAGCCGAGCCGCCGGCGTGGCGGCCGAGCACCTGGGGGCGTCCCCCAACCTGGTTCTCGTCGCCCAGGCCTCCGGCGGCTCCGTCGACGACCCCGCGGCCCGGAGCGAGGGCGAGGCCCTGACCAGGCGCCTGGCCGCCCAGGCGGGCGTGCGGAACCTGAGCTCGTACTGGACCGGCGGCGCCGCGGAGCTGCGCAGCCGGGACGGCGGGGCGGCCATGCTGGTCGCGCACGTGGACGGCGAGGGGGAACGGCTCGCGGAGCGGGTCACGCGGCTGCGCGACGAGCTGGCCACCCCGGCCGGGGACGTTTCCCGGACGCCCCTGACGGTGCGGGTCGGCGGGTCTGCGCTCGTCGACGCCGAACTCCAGGACATCGCCGAGTCCGACCTGAAGCGCGCCGAGGCCGTCGTCCTGCCCGGAACCCTGATCCTGCTGGTCCTGGTGTTCGGCAGTGTGGTGGCCGCCGCACTGCCCCTGCTGATCGGCGTGCTGTCCATCGCCGGGACGCTGCTGGTCCTGAGCGTTCTCGGCGCCGTCACCGATGTGTCCGTGTTCGCCCTGAACCTCACCACGGCCCTCGGCCTGGGGCTGGGCATCGACTACGGGCTGCTGGTCGTCTCCCGGTTCCGCGAGGAGCTCGCCGCGGGATACCGGCCGCGCAACGCGGCCATCCGGACCGTGCGCACCGCGGGCCACACCATCGGCTTCAGTGCCGCGACGGTCTCCGCCGCGCTCGCGACGCTGCTGGTGTTCCCGCCGTACTTCCTGCGCTCCTTCGCCTACGCGGGCATCGCGGTGGTGGCCATCGCGGCGGTGAGCGCCGTGACCGTACTGCCCGCCCTGCTCGCGCTGCTGGGCCCGCGGGTGAACGCCTGGGCCGTGCCATGGCGCCGCCGGGCCCGGGAAGGCTCGAAGTCCCGCTTCTGGGAGGGGCTGGCGCGGATCGTCGTACGCCGCCCGCTGCTGGCGGCCCTGCCGGTGGTGGGCCTGCTGCTGGTGCTCGCCGGGCCGTTCGCGCACGCCGGTTTCGCCACTCCCGACGACCGGGCGCTGCCGGTCGGCGCGTCCAGCCGGCAGACCGGGGACCTGGTGCGCGGCGCGTTCGACATGAAGGGCTCCAGCGCGCTCACGGTCGTCGTGACGGGGGCCGCGTCCCCGTCGGCGCGGGAGGAGTACGCCCGCCGGCTGTCCGCGCTCCCGAACGTCGCCCAGGTCTCGCCGGTCGCCGCGCCGGCCGGCGACGGCCCGGCCCGGATCTCCGTGGTGCCGCGGGTCGACCCCCAGTCGGGCGCCGCCCAGCGGCTCGTCCACGACATCCGCGAGGCTCCCGCCCCCGAGGGCACGGAGGTGCTGGTCGGCGGACCGAGCGCGGTGCTGGTCGACGCGAAGGCCACGGTGGGAGACCGGCTTCCGCTGGCCCTGTCCGTCATCACCGTCACCACCTTCCTGCTGCTGCTGGGCTTCACGCGCAGTCTGTTGCTGCCGCTGAAGGCCATCGCGCTGAACGCGCTGAGCCTCGCGGCCGTCCTCGGCGCCATGGTCTGGATCTTCCAGTCGGGCCATCTGAGCCACCTGCTCGACTTCACGCCCGGACCGCTCAGCACGACCATGCCGGTGCTGCTGTTCTGCATCGTCTTCGGGCTGTCGGTGGACTACGAGGTGTTCGTCCTCGCGCGCATCAAGGAGGCGCACGACGCCGGGCAGGACAACGCGCGCTCGATCGTCTCGGGCATCGCCCACACGGGCGGGATCGTCACGACCGCCGGTGCGCTGCTCGCCTTCACCCTGCTGAGCTTCGGCACCTCCCAGGTCTCCCTCCTGCAGTTCTTCGGGATCGGCGCGGGCCTCGGCGTGCTCCTCGACGCCACGCTCGTGCGGGGCGTCCTCGTACCGGCGCTCATGCGTCTGGCGGGGGACCTGAACTGGTGGGCGCCGCGGCTGCTGCGGCCCAGGGCGCCGGCGCGGGCGCCCGATCCCGGACCCTCCGGGAGGTGCCCGCCGGCACGGGGCCGGTCCCCGGTCCGCACCCCCTTGTGCGCCCACCCCCCGGCGCCCCGCTGCCCCCGCGCCCCGGCGCGCCGCTGA